A genomic region of Nitrospirota bacterium contains the following coding sequences:
- the secE gene encoding preprotein translocase subunit SecE — MFRKSIDTIREFFGDVRGELKKVSFPTRADTVGSTTVVIVFCIIMSLYLSFIDSVLVWVVGKIL; from the coding sequence ATGTTCAGGAAGTCGATAGATACTATTCGGGAGTTTTTCGGTGATGTGCGTGGTGAATTAAAGAAAGTCTCATTTCCGACTCGAGCTGATACGGTTGGGTCGACGACAGTGGTCATTGTGTTTTGTATTATCATGTCCTTGTATCTGTCGTTCATCGACTCGGTTCTCGTCTGGGTCGTGGGTAAAATTCTGTAA
- the nusG gene encoding transcription termination/antitermination protein NusG, which produces MAKNWYVIHTYAGFEGRVKTSLLERANQMGLVEKLGQVLVPTEDVIEIKDGKRRTSRRKFFPGYVIVELESPLIDETLQMIKETPKVTGFVGGGAQPTPLSSEEVDSLLKQVDAGASGPREQVKFIKTDNVRIIDGPFLGFNGVVDEVDHDHSRIKVLVSIFGRSTPVELGFLQVERI; this is translated from the coding sequence ATGGCAAAGAATTGGTACGTCATTCATACCTACGCGGGATTTGAGGGGCGGGTGAAAACCAGCTTGCTCGAACGGGCCAATCAAATGGGATTGGTTGAGAAGCTGGGGCAGGTACTCGTGCCGACAGAGGATGTGATTGAGATTAAGGATGGCAAGCGTCGCACGTCCCGGCGAAAGTTTTTCCCCGGGTACGTCATTGTCGAGCTGGAGTCCCCGCTGATCGATGAGACCTTGCAGATGATTAAGGAAACGCCGAAGGTCACAGGGTTTGTCGGCGGCGGTGCGCAGCCCACGCCCTTGTCGTCCGAAGAAGTGGATTCGTTGCTGAAGCAGGTTGATGCGGGCGCGTCCGGTCCACGCGAGCAGGTTAAGTTTATCAAGACGGATAATGTGCGGATCATCGATGGTCCATTCCTCGGATTTAACGGCGTGGTGGACGAGGTGGATCACGATCATAGCCGCATTAAGGTTTTGGTCAGTATTTTTGGGCGCTCTACTCCGGTGGAGCTTGGGTTCTTGCAAGTGGAGCGGATTTAA
- the rplK gene encoding 50S ribosomal protein L11 yields the protein MAKEVSAQIKLQIPAGKANPAPPVGPSLGQHGVNIMEFCKQFNAKTQKEGDSIIPVVITVYKDRSFTFVMKTPPASDLLKKAAGIIKGSGVPQKDKVGKITKVQLREIAQKKMTDLNAADLEGAIKIIEGTARSMGVVVQG from the coding sequence ATGGCCAAAGAAGTATCGGCACAGATCAAATTGCAGATTCCGGCTGGGAAGGCGAACCCTGCTCCCCCGGTCGGACCGTCGCTGGGACAGCACGGCGTCAACATCATGGAGTTTTGCAAGCAGTTCAACGCAAAAACTCAAAAAGAGGGCGACAGTATCATCCCGGTGGTGATTACGGTCTATAAGGACCGGTCGTTCACCTTCGTGATGAAGACCCCGCCGGCGTCCGACCTTTTAAAGAAGGCGGCTGGAATCATTAAAGGATCTGGCGTTCCGCAGAAGGATAAAGTCGGCAAGATCACGAAGGTGCAGCTGCGTGAGATTGCGCAAAAGAAAATGACGGATCTCAATGCCGCCGATCTCGAAGGTGCAATCAAGATTATTGAGGGAACGGCACGTAGTATGGGAGTGGTGGTTCAGGGGTAG
- the rplA gene encoding 50S ribosomal protein L1, with protein sequence MGKKMRAAVEKLEPRAYALREAVEAVKRSSFAKFDESVDLALRLGVDPKRADQMVRGTTSLPHGTGKKVRVLVFAKGEKEQEARQAGADFVGSDELMEKVKGGWLEFDCAISTPDLMAAVGKLGKVLGPRGLMPNPKTGTVTFDVGKAVSEIRKGRVEYKVEKAGIVQVPVGKVSFKPEQLHENASAVLEAVIKAKPASCKGRYLMSATLSSTMGPGVQLDAMALAKEWS encoded by the coding sequence ATGGGAAAGAAGATGAGGGCGGCGGTAGAGAAGCTTGAGCCTCGGGCCTATGCCTTGCGTGAGGCGGTTGAGGCTGTGAAGCGGTCGTCTTTTGCCAAGTTCGATGAGTCCGTCGATCTGGCGCTCCGTCTAGGCGTTGATCCGAAACGGGCCGACCAGATGGTCCGTGGGACGACTTCGCTGCCGCATGGCACGGGGAAAAAAGTTCGCGTGTTGGTGTTCGCCAAAGGAGAGAAGGAGCAGGAGGCGCGGCAGGCTGGCGCTGATTTCGTCGGCTCCGATGAACTGATGGAAAAGGTGAAGGGCGGATGGCTGGAGTTCGATTGCGCCATCTCCACTCCGGATCTGATGGCGGCGGTCGGAAAGCTCGGAAAAGTGTTGGGTCCTCGCGGGCTGATGCCGAATCCGAAAACCGGAACCGTTACGTTTGATGTCGGGAAAGCGGTATCCGAAATCCGAAAAGGCCGCGTCGAGTATAAAGTTGAAAAAGCCGGGATTGTTCAAGTGCCTGTCGGGAAGGTCTCGTTTAAGCCTGAGCAGTTGCATGAAAATGCCTCGGCGGTTCTTGAGGCGGTGATTAAAGCGAAGCCCGCTTCGTGTAAGGGACGCTATCTGATGAGCGCGACCCTTTCGAGCACGATGGGGCCTGGTGTGCAGCTTGATGCGATGGCATTGGCCAAAGAATGGAGTTAG
- the rplL gene encoding 50S ribosomal protein L7/L12 encodes MSQEELIKAIETMSVLDLADLVKGLETRFGVTAAAPVAAAAPAGGGAAAAAEEKTSFDVVLVSAPADKKIQVIKVVREITSLGLKEAKDLVEGAPKPVKTGVTKEECDTIKKKLEESGAKVEVK; translated from the coding sequence TTGTCACAGGAAGAGTTGATCAAGGCCATCGAGACGATGAGTGTGCTCGACTTGGCGGATCTCGTGAAGGGTTTAGAGACCCGCTTTGGCGTCACTGCCGCGGCTCCAGTCGCAGCTGCCGCTCCTGCCGGTGGTGGTGCAGCTGCAGCGGCCGAAGAGAAGACGTCGTTCGATGTCGTCCTCGTCTCTGCTCCAGCGGACAAGAAGATCCAGGTCATCAAGGTCGTTCGCGAAATTACCAGCCTCGGATTGAAGGAAGCGAAAGATTTGGTCGAAGGCGCACCGAAGCCCGTGAAGACCGGTGTCACGAAGGAAGAGTGCGACACCATCAAGAAGAAGCTCGAAGAGAGCGGCGCCAAGGTCGAGGTCAAGTAG